One Methanocellales archaeon DNA segment encodes these proteins:
- the dph5 gene encoding diphthine synthase has product MLTFVGLGLYDEKDITLKGLEAITDADIVFAEFYTSALTGTTIGAMEQLYGKRIVVVDREDVEQADQILACAKDQNVVFLSSGDSMIATTHVDLRLRAIDKGIRTRIIHGPSIYSAVCGLTGLQNYRFGKSATVAFPYKKQISEAPYDTIKVNKEHNLHTLLFMDIKEKYMTINQAIELLFSVERVRKEKVINGIAVGISRAGSEDPVVKADYVDQLQKYDFGSSLQSIVFPGKLHFLEAEALIKLAGAPSEIIEEVS; this is encoded by the coding sequence ATGCTTACATTTGTAGGTTTGGGATTATACGACGAAAAGGACATAACGCTGAAGGGCCTTGAGGCGATAACAGATGCGGACATCGTTTTTGCTGAATTCTATACCTCTGCCCTCACAGGAACTACAATCGGAGCCATGGAGCAGTTGTATGGGAAGAGGATAGTTGTGGTCGACAGAGAGGATGTCGAACAGGCAGATCAAATCCTGGCCTGTGCGAAAGACCAAAATGTGGTCTTCCTATCGAGCGGCGATTCCATGATTGCAACAACACACGTGGATCTCAGGCTCAGGGCCATAGATAAAGGCATCAGGACCCGAATAATTCATGGACCCTCGATATACTCTGCTGTGTGCGGACTGACAGGACTGCAGAACTACAGATTTGGCAAGTCGGCCACGGTTGCCTTTCCCTACAAAAAACAAATATCAGAAGCCCCCTACGATACAATTAAAGTCAACAAGGAACATAACCTACATACATTACTATTCATGGACATAAAGGAAAAGTACATGACGATAAATCAGGCGATCGAACTCCTATTTAGTGTCGAGAGGGTGAGGAAAGAAAAGGTTATAAACGGGATAGCGGTCGGGATATCACGTGCTGGCTCAGAAGACCCTGTGGTGAAAGCGGATTATGTAGATCAACTGCAGAAATATGACTTTGGATCATCCCTTCAGAGCATAGTCTTTCCAGGAAAGTTGCACTTTTTAGAGGCGGAGGCTCTCATAAAGCTTGCTGGAGCACCTTCGGAGATAATAGAGGAGGTATCGTAA